TAACTGGTCTCGAATGCTTCAGGTACAGGTTTTCTATGAAAAGCTTTAATATCTTGAAGCGGAGGGAGCCCGAAGAGCCGACGGTACTCCCGGTTGAATTGAGCAGGACTCTCGTACCCGACTTCCAGTGCAGCGGCCGTTGCGTTCGCAGAGCCGTTCAGCATTAGGCGTCTCGCTTCCTGGAGACGAAGCTGCTTCTGATATTGCAGGGGAGCCATCGTCGTGACAGCTTTGAATTTATGATGAAGTCCTGAGACACTCATTTTGGACGATCTCGCCACCTCTTCAATTGTAAAGGTTCTGTTGTAATTCTCCTTTATCCATTCAATGGCTCTACTGATCCCCTCGTTTTGCTGGTCCATGAAGACCCGTTGGACAAACAAGTGCCCGTTATCTCCTGTAAGCAAGCGGAAAATCATCTCGCGCTTGATCAGCGAAGACAGAAAGCGGACTTCCGTTTCGGACTTGCCTCGCAGCTCCAACAGTCGGATGAATAAGAGCTGCAAGTGCTCATCGGATCTGCCTACGTAGGCTGCGGGACCCAACTTTCGATCGAGCGGCTTCACGCTGATACCGGCATCTATCATGACAGCAGCAATTTCATCCATCTTTATATCGATGCGCAAGCCGATATGCGGCGATTGCCATGTAGCGCCGATGACTTGACCGGAGGCTGGTATATCGATCAACGAAACCAAAAAGTCGCCCGCACCATAATAGATCGTGTCCTGACCGAGATGGAGCTTCTTGACCCCTTGTAGAATCAGGCAAAAGGAGGGGGTGAGAACGCCTGGAATGATCGCCGTCGGCCGGTTGCGTCGGACCAGGGAAAAAAAGGGTACGGATGTCTCCGTACGACCCTCCGCAAGATCAAAGGAATCCACGATAGTCAACAATTGATCCAATTTCGTCTGCACGGGAACGTACCTCCATTTCTATTTTTTCACTCCTATTATACGGGTTTCCCCTAATAGTGCCAACCTGTTTATCGAAGTGGCAAGAATTCCACTTTGCATTATTGAGCAATTTTTTAGCAGAAACGAGCTATTTCTCGATGCCGATTCGCGTCATAATAAGCGTTATAACATGAAAGGGAGGATACCCTCTTGAATGATCATTCGAAACGAATCATTTTGACGATGATCGTCGCCTGTCAGCTGATGATGGTGCTCGACGGTTCCGTCTTAGTTACCGCATTACCCGAAATCGGCCGCACGCTCCATCTGTCGACGGCCGCTTTGACTTGGGTGCAGAACGCTTATATTTTGGCTTTTGGAGGATTCCTGTTGTTAGGAGCTCGAGCGGGAGACATCCTAGGAAGGAGAAAAACATTCAGTGCGGGGATCGCTTTGTTCTCGCTTGCCTCAATACTGGCCGGCTTGGCGCCTTCATCTTCGCTACTGCTCGCGGCTCGCGCTTTGCAAGGACTGGCGGCAGCGATGGCGACGCCATCGGCGCTAGCCTTGTTGTCGGTTAGCTTCTCGGAAGCCCGGGAACGGTCAAAAGCAATCGCCGTTTACAGTGCCGTATCGGGAGCCGGCGGCAGCGTCGGTCTAATCATCGGCGGATTGTTGACGGATGTGATTTCTTGGCGCGCCGGAATGTTCCTCAACGTTCCGATCGGCGTTGCTCTACTCTTTATGGTGCCCCGATATATGCGGGAGACGGAGACGAAAGCTGGCCGTCTGGATATTTGGGGAGCCATAACGTCAGTAATCGGCATGACAGCGCTGGCCTTCGGCTTCGTTCAAGCCGCGTCTGTCGGCTGGAAAGTACCGGACGTCTGGGGAGCGATTGCTATCGGAGGTGCCTCGCTAGCGGCTTTCATCTGGGTCGAAGCACGAGCGAAAGAACCGATTACGCCTCTTCGCTTGTTCGCCAGCCGAACGCGATCCGGAGCCTACTTAGGTAGGCTGTTGCTCTTGTGTGGAAATTATCCGATCTTTTTCTTCGTTCCACAATTTCTGCAGAACGTCCTTCATTTCGATTCTTTGGAGGCGGGACTCGCGATTATGCCGTTCACGGCCGTTCAGTTCGCGATGATGTATGCCATGCCTTCGCTAGTAGCCCGATTCGGGAACGCTAAAGTGCTGATCGCCGGATTGGTAATCGCGATCACCGGGACAAGCTGGCTGAGCTTCATTTCCGCCGATTCGAGCTTTTTTCTTCATTTATTTTTCCCGTTGATCGTCATGGGGTGCGGTGCAGGGATGATCTTCCAGCCATTCACGACGCTGGGGTTGTCCGGCGTGAAAGACAAGGATGCAGGAGCGGCGTCGGGGCTCGTCAACGTCGCTCATCAGACCGGTGCATCGCTCGGGCTCGCGGTTCTTATTGCCGTTTTCGAGGCGGCGAACCGGTCGGCTAGTCCTTCGGGTACATCTTTTGCGCATGCAATCTCCGTCTCGCTCGTGGGTTCGGCCGTTTTCCTGACGGCTTCTCTCCTGGCGGTCTTGATTTTGCTGCTGCCGGCCGACAAGGCGCAGCGAACCGTCGCGGCTGAAACACAGAATGCGTCCTGAAGAGTGAATGCTGCACATGGAATATAAGGGACAATTTGGATATAATAGATATAACCATTGGGTACCAGGAATTGTTCACTGTTTAATAGATCCAGAGAGTTCGCATAATTAAGAAGAGTGAATTTCCAGAGAACCCCATCAAGGTACGATACAATCGAGTAACATATCAACCTAGGAGGAGGCATATTGATGCAAACACACTCACAATCGGGCAAGACTGTTCAGCATAATGTTCCTACTTCCTCCGCCTCCGGTTTATTGAATACGCATGAAAACGTATCAGCAGGACGCTTGTCTGGTGCTGCCCTTCAGCGTGCAACGCAGCACCCACAAGCGATGAGCTCGGCACAGATCATGCATCTGCAGCGCACAATCGGCAATCACTCGGTCGCCGAGCTGTTTAAACAGAATTCGGCTGCGACCAAGCCTGACGAGAAGCCTGCAGAGCCGCTTGGGGCTTCCGGAACAATTCAAGCAGCGCCTACGGCCACTAAAGCCGATATTCAGCGCAAGGTGTATATTAAAAAGACGCTATTCGGCGGCTACAGAAACAAAACCAAATCCGGCCGCGGCAGCGAAGGCGCGGGCGAGCGGAACGTGAAAACGATGATGGGGGATGACAAGTCACGTTATTTTAACAGCAAGGATGAGATGTCACAATATGCTGCAAATACGACTGAGAAAATCGGCTACGTCGAGAAGACGAATACATGGATTCGTATTCCGGA
Above is a genomic segment from Paenibacillus sp. HWE-109 containing:
- a CDS encoding MFS transporter, with translation MMVLDGSVLVTALPEIGRTLHLSTAALTWVQNAYILAFGGFLLLGARAGDILGRRKTFSAGIALFSLASILAGLAPSSSLLLAARALQGLAAAMATPSALALLSVSFSEARERSKAIAVYSAVSGAGGSVGLIIGGLLTDVISWRAGMFLNVPIGVALLFMVPRYMRETETKAGRLDIWGAITSVIGMTALAFGFVQAASVGWKVPDVWGAIAIGGASLAAFIWVEARAKEPITPLRLFASRTRSGAYLGRLLLLCGNYPIFFFVPQFLQNVLHFDSLEAGLAIMPFTAVQFAMMYAMPSLVARFGNAKVLIAGLVIAITGTSWLSFISADSSFFLHLFFPLIVMGCGAGMIFQPFTTLGLSGVKDKDAGAASGLVNVAHQTGASLGLAVLIAVFEAANRSASPSGTSFAHAISVSLVGSAVFLTASLLAVLILLLPADKAQRTVAAETQNAS
- a CDS encoding AraC family transcriptional regulator, which translates into the protein MQTKLDQLLTIVDSFDLAEGRTETSVPFFSLVRRNRPTAIIPGVLTPSFCLILQGVKKLHLGQDTIYYGAGDFLVSLIDIPASGQVIGATWQSPHIGLRIDIKMDEIAAVMIDAGISVKPLDRKLGPAAYVGRSDEHLQLLFIRLLELRGKSETEVRFLSSLIKREMIFRLLTGDNGHLFVQRVFMDQQNEGISRAIEWIKENYNRTFTIEEVARSSKMSVSGLHHKFKAVTTMAPLQYQKQLRLQEARRLMLNGSANATAAALEVGYESPAQFNREYRRLFGLPPLQDIKAFHRKPVPEAFETS